One Setaria italica strain Yugu1 chromosome II, Setaria_italica_v2.0, whole genome shotgun sequence DNA segment encodes these proteins:
- the LOC101755220 gene encoding uncharacterized protein LOC101755220, with amino-acid sequence MQEPGAMEAELARMDTRFIFRRILTTRDTGAISLSPEWWGPPDRDIPLPPWLPKEYVDRLAAKFDETGFAGAINFYRCLNLNWELTAPWTGAKVAVPTKYMAGEEAMSCSYTGVQEYIHKGGLKGDVPGLEEVAVVAGAAHCIHLEKPEEVTEHIYDFIKRF; translated from the exons ATGCAGGAGCCCGGCGCCATGGAGGCCGAGCTCGCGCGTATGGACACCAGGTTCATCTTCAGGAGGATCCTCACCACCCGCGACACCGGCGCCATCTCGCTGTCGCCGGAGTGGTGGGGCCCGCCGGACCGGGACATCCCGCTGCCGCCCTGGCTCCCGAAGGAGTACGTCGACCGCCTCGCCGCCAAGTTCGACGAGACGGGGTTCGCCGGCGCCATCAACTTCTACCGCTGCCTCAACCT GAACTGGGAGCTGACGGCGCCGTGGACGGGGGCGAAGGTGGCGGTGCCGACCAAGTACAtggccggggaggaggcgatGTCGTGCAGCTACACGGGGGTGCAGGAGTACATACACAAGGGCGGGCTCAAGGGCGACGTGCCGGGgctggaggaggtggccgtcgtcgccggcgccgcgcactGCATCCACCTCGAGAAGCCGGAGGAGGTCACCGAACACATCTACGACTTCATCAAGAGGTTCTGA
- the LOC101764935 gene encoding uncharacterized protein DDB_G0284671 produces MAMARSLAPLLLLSVLVSGAAAARTVGDSVQDACSKSQFPKVCADGLSAKPEAQKATPRGLAELFVGFAAEKGSWMATFLHGKFNSGKDSTMLDCYDSCGEDIEEAMAHLNGLIREPTDAKLLELKSWLSSTVGSGTSACEEACKDAPKTSDKDDVVNKSFEFEKLLRVTLDLITEASGSMSADIALPPSDAAAPSSYGAAAPSGGSSAEAPATSEGPSTGGASGASGPSADSPAAGADAPSGASSSAPSPSGSSAADAPSGDSDAPAPSSDASADDDNDDDDDDTKA; encoded by the coding sequence atggccatggctcGCTCCCtcgcgcccctcctcctcctctccgtcctcgtctccggcgccgccgccgcgcggacgGTGGGCGACAGCGTACAGGACGCGTGCAGCAAGTCCCAGTTCCCCAAGGTCTGCGCCGACGGCCTCTCGGCGAAGCCGGAGGCGCAGAAGGCGACCCCTCGCGGGCTGGCGGAGCTCTTCGTGGGCTTCGCCGCCGAGAAGGGCTCGTGGATGGCCACGTTCCTGCACGGCAAGTTCAACAGCGGCAAGGACAGCACGATGCTCGACTGCTACGACAGCTGCGGCGAAGACATCGAGGAGGCCATGGCCCACCTCAACGGCCTCATCCGCGAGCCCACCGACGCCAAGCTCCTCGAGCTCAAGTCATGGCTCTCGTCGACGGTCGGCAGCGGCACCTCCGCCTGCGAGGAGGCCTGCAAGGACGCGCCCAAGACCAGCGACAAGGACGACGTCGTCAACAAAAGCTTTGAGTTCGAGAAGCTGCTGCGCGTCACGCTGGACCTCATCACCGAGGCGTCCGGATCCATGTCCGCCGACATCGCCCTCCCgccctccgacgccgccgcgccatcgtcgtacggggcggcggcgccgtccggAGGCTCGTCCGCGGAGGCCCCCGCCACCTCCGAGGGACCTTCCACCGGTGGCGCCAGCGGTGCCAGCGGCCCGTCTGCtgactcgccggcggccggcgccgacgcTCCGTCCGGGGCCTCCTCCAGTGCGCCGTCTCCATCTGGATCTTCCGCCGCCGATGCGCCATCTGGGGACTCCGatgcgccggcgccgtcgtctgATGCCAGCGCtgacgacgacaacgacgacgacgacgacgacaccaaggCATGA
- the LOC101764524 gene encoding pectinesterase inhibitor: MAMARPVAHLFFLLLLVSTAPAVRTTPDDAGATGNLQEACNKTLFPKVCLQALKDNPECQSATPRRLAELSVYVTAEVGMTVAAFAHRELNGVKDNVLYKCLDTCSEDIEEAVAHLSGLTRELTDAKFLEVKSWLSSTLGGTSTCEDACKDAPVSDIKNACITKSFEFEKLLRVTLDLITEASGSMSAEVALPPTDAAAAPAPFGGYGSSAGAPAYGAPSPDAPAYGGATSGPSAGAPAPSSGAGASDAYATS, encoded by the coding sequence ATGGCCATGGCTCGCCCCGTGGCgcacctcttcttcctcctcctcctcgtctccaCCGCGCCCGCCGTGCGTACCACCcccgacgacgccggcgccaCCGGCAACCTCCAGGAGGCGTGCAACAAGACGCTGTTCCCCAAGGTGTGCCTGCAGGCGCTCAAGGACAACCCGGAGTGCCAGTCGGCGACCCCTCGCCGGCTCGCCGAGCTCTCCGTGTACGTGACCGCCGAGGTGGGCATGACGGTGGCGGCGTTCGCGCACCGCGAGCTCAACGGCGTCAAGGACAACGTCCTGTACAAGTGCCTCGACACCTGCTCCGAGGACATCGAGGAGGCCGTCGCCCACCTCAGCGGGCTCACCCGCGAGCTCACCGACGCCAAGTTCCTCGAGGTCAAGTCATGGCTCTCCTCCACGCTCGGCGGCACCTCCACCTGCGAGGACGCCTGCAAGGACGCGCCCGTCAGCGACATCAAGAACGCCTGCATCACCAAGAGCTTCGAGTTCGAGAAGCTGCTGCGCGTCACGCTCGACCTCATCACCGAGGCCTCGGGGTCCATGTCCGCCGAGGTCGCCCTGCCGcccaccgacgccgccgccgcgccggcgccgttcGGTGGCTACGGCTCGTCGGCCGGCGCCCCCGCCTATGGTGCGCCCTCGCCTGACGCGCCAGCTTACGGCGGCGCCACCAGTGGACCAAGTGCGGGTgccccggcgccgtcgtcggggGCCGGTGCGTCCGACGCCTACGCCACGTCATGA